The Pseudorhodobacter turbinis genome contains a region encoding:
- a CDS encoding CoA-acylating methylmalonate-semialdehyde dehydrogenase — translation MQELTHWINGQHVKGTSGRFADVMNPATGEVQARVPLATKAELDAAVADAAKAQPAWGATNPQKRGRVMMAMVGLINRDMDKLAEALSREHGKTIPDAKGDVQRGLEVIEYCIGAAEMLKGDFTDAAGPGIDMYSMRQPLGVAAGITPFNFPAMIPLWKMGPALSCGNAFILKPSERDPTVPLMLAELFKEAGLPDGILQVINGDKDSVDAILDNETVQAIGFVGSTPIAEYIYGRGCSNGKRVQCFGGAKNHMIIMPDADLDQAADALIGAGYGAAGERCMAISVAVPVGKETADRLIEKLVPRIEKLKVGPYTAGNDVDYGPVVTAAAKENILKLVESGVEQGAKLVVDGRGFNLQGYENGYFVGPHLFDDVTTDMDIYKKEIFGPVLCTLRAETYEEALGYAMDHEYGNGTAIFTRDGDTARNFASRINVGMVGINVPIPVPLAYHTFGGWKKSGFGDLNQHGPDAFRFYTRTKTVTSRWPSGLKEGGEFHFKAMD, via the coding sequence ATGCAAGAGCTTACCCACTGGATCAACGGTCAGCACGTCAAGGGCACATCGGGCCGGTTTGCCGATGTCATGAACCCCGCGACAGGCGAAGTACAAGCGCGCGTCCCATTGGCCACCAAAGCAGAGCTGGACGCAGCCGTTGCCGATGCCGCCAAGGCACAGCCTGCATGGGGCGCCACCAACCCGCAAAAGCGCGGCCGCGTCATGATGGCGATGGTTGGCCTGATCAACCGTGACATGGACAAGCTGGCCGAGGCGCTTTCGCGTGAACACGGCAAAACCATCCCTGATGCAAAAGGCGATGTGCAGCGCGGGCTGGAAGTCATCGAATATTGCATCGGTGCCGCTGAGATGCTGAAAGGTGATTTCACCGACGCTGCCGGTCCTGGCATCGACATGTATTCCATGCGCCAGCCTTTGGGCGTGGCTGCGGGCATCACCCCTTTCAACTTCCCCGCGATGATCCCGCTGTGGAAAATGGGTCCTGCGCTTTCCTGCGGTAACGCGTTTATCCTGAAACCATCCGAGCGTGACCCGACCGTACCTTTGATGCTGGCAGAGCTGTTCAAAGAAGCCGGTTTGCCCGACGGCATTTTGCAGGTCATCAACGGTGACAAGGATTCGGTCGATGCGATCCTCGACAATGAAACCGTGCAGGCCATCGGTTTTGTGGGCTCCACCCCGATTGCGGAATATATCTATGGCCGCGGCTGTTCAAACGGCAAGCGCGTTCAGTGCTTTGGCGGCGCCAAGAACCACATGATCATCATGCCGGACGCCGACCTCGATCAGGCAGCCGATGCGTTGATCGGTGCCGGTTACGGCGCTGCTGGGGAACGCTGCATGGCGATTTCCGTGGCTGTACCCGTGGGTAAAGAAACCGCTGACCGCCTGATCGAAAAGCTGGTTCCACGGATCGAAAAGCTGAAAGTCGGCCCTTATACCGCTGGCAATGATGTGGATTACGGCCCCGTTGTGACGGCTGCTGCCAAGGAAAACATCCTTAAACTGGTCGAGTCCGGGGTAGAGCAAGGCGCAAAACTGGTCGTTGATGGCCGTGGCTTCAACTTGCAGGGCTATGAGAACGGCTATTTCGTCGGGCCGCATTTGTTTGATGATGTGACCACCGATATGGACATCTACAAGAAAGAGATCTTCGGGCCGGTTCTGTGCACCTTGCGCGCTGAAACCTATGAAGAAGCTCTCGGCTATGCCATGGATCATGAATACGGAAACGGCACCGCGATCTTTACCCGCGACGGTGACACGGCGCGCAATTTCGCCAGCCGGATCAACGTCGGCATGGTTGGTATCAACGTGCCAATCCCGGTTCCGCTGGCCTATCACACCTTTGGCGGCTGGAAAAAATCCGGCTTTGGCGACTTGAACCAGCACGGGCCAGATGCGTTCCGTTTCTACACACGGACAAAAACCGTGACATCGCGCTGGCCATCGGGCCTGAAAGAAGGCGGAGAGTTCCACTTCAAGGCGATGGACTGA
- a CDS encoding LysR family transcriptional regulator, protein MDWDDLRIFLAVARSESLSGAGKLLRIDPATVGRRIARLEGVLSTRLFTKTPQGYTLTRDGQRLMDPALAAEVALASAQDCLRKEDGGLTGQIRLGAPDGVANYLLPQVLAGITAQNPGLEVQLVALPRVFNLSKREADMAVAVSCPETGRLTVQKLTDYHLHLAASREYLSQNPAITCREDLQDHRIIGYIPDMIFDKELDYLGEIGAASPEISSNSVSVQTQLMRAGGGVGMVHDFALPFAPELVHVLPQDISLTRSFWLVRHADDAQIERLNRFAELLAGGVRRELHRLEALT, encoded by the coding sequence ATGGACTGGGATGATTTACGCATTTTTCTGGCGGTTGCCCGATCAGAAAGCCTGTCCGGCGCGGGCAAATTGCTGCGGATTGATCCGGCAACCGTGGGCAGGCGTATCGCGCGGCTGGAGGGCGTCTTGTCCACGCGGCTTTTCACCAAAACCCCGCAAGGCTACACCCTGACCCGCGACGGCCAGCGTTTGATGGACCCCGCGCTGGCGGCAGAAGTGGCGCTGGCCAGTGCGCAAGATTGCTTGCGCAAGGAAGATGGCGGGCTGACCGGCCAGATCCGTCTTGGCGCGCCTGACGGGGTTGCGAATTACCTGCTCCCCCAGGTTCTGGCGGGGATTACCGCACAAAATCCGGGGTTGGAGGTGCAGCTTGTCGCCCTGCCACGCGTGTTTAACCTGTCCAAGCGAGAGGCAGACATGGCGGTTGCGGTCTCTTGTCCTGAAACGGGCCGGTTGACGGTGCAAAAGCTGACGGATTACCATCTGCATCTTGCCGCCTCACGTGAGTATCTGTCGCAAAATCCAGCGATCACCTGCCGTGAGGATCTGCAAGACCACCGCATTATCGGCTATATCCCCGATATGATCTTTGACAAGGAGCTGGACTATCTTGGTGAGATCGGCGCGGCTTCGCCTGAGATATCCTCCAACTCGGTTTCCGTTCAAACGCAGCTAATGCGCGCGGGCGGAGGGGTTGGCATGGTGCATGATTTTGCGCTGCCCTTCGCACCCGAGCTGGTGCATGTACTGCCGCAAGATATCTCGCTGACCCGCAGCTTTTGGCTGGTGCGCCACGCAGATGATGCGCAGATCGAACGGCTTAACCGATTTGCCGAGCTTTTGGCCGGTGGCGTGCGCCGTGAATTGCATCGCCTTGAAGCTTTAACTTGA
- a CDS encoding CBS domain-containing protein — protein MLVQQILQSKPTQGVLTLAPTATLSEAAALLSEKRIGAIIISKDGKHPLGILSERDIVRELGKRGVGCMADGVESVMTAKLISCTKKDSADSVMQKMTDGRFRHMPVMEGEEMTGLVSIGDVVKARLSELSMEKDALEGMIKGF, from the coding sequence ATGCTGGTGCAACAAATTCTGCAGTCCAAACCCACACAAGGAGTCCTGACACTGGCGCCCACTGCGACGTTAAGCGAAGCGGCGGCCTTGTTGTCAGAAAAGCGTATCGGGGCGATTATCATATCAAAAGATGGCAAGCACCCGCTTGGGATTTTGTCAGAGCGTGACATCGTGCGCGAATTGGGCAAGCGCGGGGTCGGCTGTATGGCGGATGGCGTCGAAAGCGTGATGACCGCCAAGCTGATCAGCTGCACCAAGAAAGACAGCGCCGATAGCGTGATGCAGAAAATGACCGATGGCCGCTTTCGCCACATGCCAGTGATGGAGGGCGAAGAGATGACGGGTCTTGTATCCATCGGGGATGTGGTCAAGGCCCGCTTGTCAGAGCTGTCGATGGAAAAAGACGCACTGGAAGGCATGATCAAGGGATTCTGA
- the coaD gene encoding pantetheine-phosphate adenylyltransferase — MRTGLYPGTFDPITLGHTDIIQRAMGLVDKLVIGVAINRDKNPLFSLEERVEMVKAECESIVAKTGGQIVVHPFDNLLIYCARDVGATVIVRGLRAVADFEYEFQMVGMNRAIDASIETVFMMADARRQAIASKLVKEIARLDGDVSKFVPPAVRDALVARYSQKS; from the coding sequence ATGCGTACCGGCCTTTACCCCGGAACTTTCGACCCAATCACCTTGGGCCATACCGACATTATCCAACGTGCGATGGGGTTGGTCGATAAGCTGGTGATTGGTGTCGCCATCAATCGCGACAAGAACCCGTTATTCTCGCTGGAGGAGCGGGTGGAGATGGTTAAGGCGGAATGTGAATCTATTGTCGCCAAGACCGGCGGACAGATTGTGGTTCATCCGTTTGACAATTTGCTGATCTATTGTGCCCGTGATGTGGGGGCCACCGTTATTGTGCGCGGCCTGCGTGCCGTTGCCGATTTTGAGTATGAATTTCAAATGGTTGGTATGAACCGCGCGATAGATGCCTCAATTGAAACAGTGTTTATGATGGCCGATGCGCGCCGTCAGGCCATTGCTTCAAAGCTGGTTAAAGAGATCGCGCGGCTTGACGGGGACGTTTCCAAATTTGTTCCGCCTGCCGTGCGCGATGCATTGGTTGCGCGCTACAGCCAGAAAAGCTGA
- a CDS encoding DUF1127 domain-containing protein, translated as MKNLINHVKTALNNYARYIETRNEIARLPRDVALDLGIDRGDADRIARQAIWS; from the coding sequence ATGAAAAACCTTATCAACCACGTGAAAACCGCATTGAACAATTACGCCCGCTATATCGAGACCCGCAACGAGATTGCGCGCCTGCCAAGGGATGTGGCGCTTGATCTTGGAATTGATCGCGGCGATGCCGACCGGATCGCCCGTCAAGCGATCTGGAGCTAA
- the gap gene encoding type I glyceraldehyde-3-phosphate dehydrogenase has product MTVKVAINGFGRIGRNVLRAIIESGRTDIEVVAINDLGPVESNAHMLRFDSVHGRFPAEVTTTETSIDVGRGPIAVTAIRNPAELPWGDVDIVLECTGIFTDKEKASVHLENGASRVLVSAPSKGADKTIVYGVNHDTLTAADLIVSNASCTTNCLSPVVKVLNDAIGITKGFMTTIHSYTGDQPTLDTLHKDLYRGRAAALSMIPTSTGAAKAVGLVLPELNGKLDGVAIRVPTPNVSVVDLTFEAARATTVDEVNAAIIAAANGPLKGILGFTDQPNVSSDFNHDPRSSIFHLDQTKVLDGNMVRILAWYDNEWGFSNRMADTAVAMGKLL; this is encoded by the coding sequence ATGACTGTCAAAGTCGCTATCAATGGATTTGGCCGCATCGGCCGCAACGTCTTGCGCGCCATAATAGAATCCGGTCGCACCGATATTGAAGTGGTCGCCATCAATGATCTGGGACCTGTGGAAAGCAACGCACATATGCTGCGTTTTGATTCGGTGCATGGCCGTTTTCCGGCAGAGGTCACAACCACCGAAACCTCGATTGACGTAGGTCGCGGACCAATTGCCGTGACCGCGATCCGCAACCCCGCAGAGCTGCCTTGGGGCGATGTTGATATCGTGCTGGAATGCACCGGTATCTTTACCGACAAGGAAAAGGCGTCTGTGCATCTGGAAAACGGGGCAAGCCGGGTTTTGGTTTCTGCGCCGTCCAAAGGGGCGGATAAGACCATCGTTTACGGGGTGAACCATGACACGCTGACGGCGGCGGATCTGATCGTCTCCAACGCCTCTTGCACCACGAACTGCCTTTCTCCAGTGGTAAAGGTGCTTAACGATGCGATCGGGATCACCAAAGGGTTCATGACCACGATCCACTCTTACACCGGGGACCAGCCGACGTTGGACACACTGCACAAGGATCTGTACCGGGGGCGTGCAGCAGCGCTGTCGATGATCCCGACCTCAACCGGTGCCGCAAAGGCCGTGGGGCTGGTGTTGCCGGAACTGAACGGCAAGCTTGACGGGGTTGCGATCCGCGTGCCGACACCGAATGTATCAGTGGTGGACCTGACCTTCGAGGCCGCGCGCGCAACCACCGTGGACGAGGTGAACGCCGCCATTATCGCCGCCGCAAACGGGCCGCTCAAGGGGATTCTGGGCTTCACCGATCAGCCGAATGTGTCGTCTGATTTCAATCACGATCCCCGTTCCTCCATCTTCCATCTGGATCAAACCAAGGTCCTAGATGGTAATATGGTACGGATCTTGGCTTGGTACGATAATGAGTGGGGCTTCTCCAACCGCATGGCCGATACGGCGGTAGCAATGGGTAAACTACTTTAA
- the gap gene encoding type I glyceraldehyde-3-phosphate dehydrogenase has product MTITIGINGFGRIGRCTLAHIAESARNDVQVVAINATGPIETNAHLLKYDSVHGRFPGTVRVSGNTLDLGRGPMRVMSTYNPAELDWEGVDVVLECTGKFNNRDAAAVHLGRGAKRVLVSAPAKNVDKTVVYGVNHRQLTTDHHVVSNGSCTTNCLAPLAKVLNDSVGIETGIMTTIHSYTGDQPTLDRRHEDLYRARAAAMAMIPTSTGAAKALGEVLPELAGKLDGTAMRVPTPNVSAVDLTFVSRKLVTAAEINEIVREAASGYMGMVMAYDPEPKVSIDFNHTPHSCIFAPEQTKVMGNCVRVMAWYDNEWGFSCRMADVAGAMGRLLH; this is encoded by the coding sequence ATGACAATAACCATCGGAATCAATGGTTTCGGCCGTATTGGGCGCTGCACTTTGGCCCATATCGCGGAAAGCGCGCGCAATGATGTACAGGTCGTCGCGATCAACGCGACTGGCCCGATTGAAACCAATGCCCATCTTTTGAAATACGACAGCGTGCACGGGCGTTTCCCCGGCACGGTTCGGGTTTCGGGAAATACGCTGGATCTCGGGCGCGGCCCGATGCGCGTGATGTCCACCTACAACCCGGCAGAGCTGGACTGGGAAGGTGTCGATGTCGTTCTGGAATGTACCGGCAAGTTCAACAACCGCGATGCGGCGGCGGTACATCTGGGCCGCGGTGCCAAACGTGTGCTGGTCTCTGCCCCCGCCAAGAACGTCGATAAAACCGTTGTCTACGGCGTGAACCATCGCCAGTTGACGACAGATCATCATGTTGTCTCCAACGGTTCCTGCACGACCAACTGCCTTGCGCCTTTGGCAAAAGTGCTTAACGATTCGGTCGGGATTGAGACCGGCATCATGACCACGATCCACAGCTATACCGGCGACCAGCCCACGCTCGACCGTCGGCATGAGGATCTTTACCGTGCACGGGCTGCCGCAATGGCGATGATCCCGACCTCCACCGGTGCCGCAAAAGCGCTGGGTGAGGTGCTACCAGAACTTGCAGGCAAGCTGGACGGCACCGCGATGCGCGTGCCGACCCCGAATGTCTCTGCTGTGGATCTGACCTTTGTGTCGCGCAAATTGGTGACCGCCGCCGAGATCAACGAGATCGTGCGCGAAGCGGCCTCGGGCTATATGGGCATGGTGATGGCCTATGATCCAGAGCCGAAAGTTTCCATCGACTTCAACCATACCCCCCACTCGTGCATTTTCGCGCCCGAGCAGACCAAGGTCATGGGGAATTGCGTACGGGTCATGGCATGGTATGACAATGAGTGGGGCTTTTCCTGCCGGATGGCCGATGTTGCCGGCGCAATGGGACGACTGCTGCACTAA
- a CDS encoding DUF808 domain-containing protein has product MSGLLALLDDVAAIAKVAASSVDDIAAAAAKAGSKTAGVLIDDAAVTPTYVTGLDASRELPMIWRITKASFKNKLVYLLPVALLLSNFAPWAITPLLMCGGAYLCFEGAEKVFHAIMPHASEVVDQGMTPADPKRLEEARVAGAIKTDFILSAEIMTISLSVIEAPNVYMQAATLAVVAVGITMAVYGVVALIVKMDDVGLHMAANMRFAVSRAVGRGLVRFMPHLLALLSFIGTGAMLWVGGNIITHGLEVLGWPWIYDQIHHLAQTASEKVDGAKGAVTWAVTAASDGVFGLVFGLVLIPVVTKLVGPMIAKVTGKPAAH; this is encoded by the coding sequence ATGAGCGGTTTATTAGCCTTGTTGGATGATGTTGCCGCTATTGCCAAAGTTGCGGCGAGCTCGGTTGACGACATTGCCGCGGCCGCTGCCAAGGCTGGCTCTAAAACCGCTGGCGTGTTGATCGATGATGCCGCCGTGACACCAACCTATGTCACAGGTCTTGATGCCAGCCGCGAATTGCCGATGATCTGGCGGATCACCAAAGCGTCTTTCAAGAACAAGCTGGTTTATCTGCTTCCCGTCGCGCTTTTGCTGTCCAATTTTGCGCCTTGGGCGATTACGCCTTTGTTGATGTGCGGCGGGGCTTATCTGTGTTTTGAGGGGGCGGAGAAGGTCTTTCACGCCATCATGCCCCATGCGAGTGAGGTGGTAGATCAGGGTATGACCCCCGCAGACCCGAAGCGGCTGGAAGAAGCCCGCGTTGCCGGGGCGATCAAAACCGATTTTATCCTCTCGGCCGAGATTATGACAATCTCGCTGTCGGTGATCGAGGCACCGAATGTTTACATGCAGGCCGCAACCCTTGCTGTGGTCGCGGTGGGGATTACGATGGCGGTTTACGGCGTAGTGGCGCTGATCGTGAAAATGGATGATGTTGGCCTGCATATGGCGGCCAATATGCGCTTTGCCGTCAGTCGCGCTGTTGGCCGTGGCCTCGTGCGCTTTATGCCGCATCTTTTGGCGCTGCTGTCATTTATCGGGACGGGGGCCATGCTTTGGGTTGGTGGTAATATCATCACCCACGGGCTGGAGGTCTTGGGCTGGCCGTGGATTTATGACCAGATCCACCATCTGGCACAGACGGCCTCTGAAAAGGTTGATGGCGCCAAGGGGGCTGTGACTTGGGCCGTGACAGCCGCCAGTGACGGTGTCTTTGGTCTTGTCTTCGGGCTGGTCCTGATCCCTGTGGTGACGAAACTGGTTGGCCCGATGATCGCCAAAGTCACTGGGAAGCCGGCAGCCCATTGA
- a CDS encoding MBL fold metallo-hydrolase: protein MPATPGICETLSPQVRRVLAPNPSPMTLHGTNSYLVGTGDVALIDPGPNDPAHASALMAALAPGERITHIFVTHAHLDHSPLAREMAATLNINTHAYGPAIAGRSPLMQALAQTGTLAGGEGIDTAFTPDVVLSCGDVLAHGDWALEAIHTPGHLGSHLCFAMPDPEDSTSDVLFSGDHVMGWASSLVSPPDGDMAAYMAATRRLAARDWSIMHAGHGDPITDPAARLAFLIAHRESREVGILAELAKGSTTIAELTATLYAQTPPALHPAAARNILAHLLDLTAQSRVAADPAPGPAARYSLA, encoded by the coding sequence ATGCCTGCAACCCCCGGTATCTGTGAAACCCTCTCGCCGCAGGTGCGACGCGTTTTGGCCCCTAACCCCTCGCCGATGACGTTGCACGGCACCAACAGCTATTTGGTGGGAACCGGTGATGTGGCGCTGATTGATCCCGGCCCGAATGATCCCGCCCACGCCAGCGCCCTCATGGCCGCATTGGCCCCCGGCGAGCGGATCACCCATATCTTCGTGACCCATGCACATCTTGACCACTCCCCCCTTGCCCGCGAGATGGCAGCGACATTGAACATTAACACCCATGCGTATGGCCCTGCTATCGCGGGCCGCAGCCCCTTAATGCAAGCACTAGCCCAAACCGGCACGCTTGCAGGCGGCGAAGGGATTGATACGGCGTTCACTCCTGACGTCGTGCTGTCTTGCGGCGATGTGCTGGCACATGGCGACTGGGCGCTGGAGGCAATCCATACCCCCGGCCATCTTGGCAGCCACCTGTGTTTTGCGATGCCAGACCCCGAGGATTCGACGAGCGACGTGCTGTTCTCGGGCGATCATGTCATGGGCTGGGCCTCTTCACTTGTGTCGCCGCCCGATGGCGATATGGCCGCCTATATGGCCGCAACCCGCCGTCTGGCCGCGCGCGACTGGTCCATCATGCACGCGGGCCACGGTGACCCGATCACCGATCCAGCCGCACGCCTTGCCTTCCTGATCGCACACCGCGAATCCCGCGAGGTCGGCATCTTGGCCGAACTTGCAAAAGGTAGCACCACAATAGCCGAACTGACAGCCACGCTTTACGCCCAAACGCCACCCGCCCTTCACCCTGCCGCTGCGCGCAATATCCTCGCCCACCTGTTGGATTTAACAGCACAATCACGCGTTGCGGCCGATCCTGCACCCGGCCCCGCTGCGCGCTACAGCTTGGCCTAA
- a CDS encoding ATP-binding protein produces the protein MSFRLKNFFPRGLYGRAISILIVPVVSIQLVVSVAFIQRHFERVTQQMTGGVAIELGYLLDQMAAAPDQDSAKQQLEEVAQAMGFAVEFPTTKSDVGDLRSWFDLSGREVIATLRESVPGLQRVELLGDPRRVEMLINTAQGALWLVVDRARLSASNPHQLLVLMILTSVVMTFVAYGFLRNQLRPITRLASVATAFGKGQHVTYRPRGALEVRAAGRAFLDMRARIERQIEQRTMMLSGISHDLRTPLTRMRLGLSMLPEDEETAALLADVGDMQRLIDEFLSFARGDAMEDAELTSPAELIGRMIDNAVRSGQAVTPGTLEVQGDVMLRPAAVTRALENLIGNGVRFGTRVRVSAWQTGKELRVLVEDNGPGIPEMQRNEAMMPFSRLDSARDPNRGGGVGLGLAIAQDVARSHGGALTLSQSAEMGGLKAEFVIAC, from the coding sequence ATGTCATTCAGGTTGAAAAACTTTTTCCCGCGCGGGCTTTACGGACGCGCCATATCGATCCTGATCGTGCCGGTCGTATCGATCCAGCTTGTGGTGTCTGTTGCCTTTATCCAGCGACATTTCGAACGCGTCACACAGCAGATGACCGGCGGCGTGGCGATTGAGCTGGGTTATCTGCTGGACCAGATGGCGGCTGCGCCCGATCAAGATTCGGCCAAGCAACAACTGGAAGAGGTTGCGCAGGCGATGGGCTTTGCGGTGGAATTTCCGACCACAAAATCCGATGTCGGCGATCTGCGGTCCTGGTTTGACCTGTCGGGGCGTGAGGTGATCGCGACGTTGCGCGAATCCGTTCCCGGTTTGCAGCGCGTCGAGTTGTTGGGTGATCCACGTCGGGTGGAGATGTTGATCAACACCGCGCAGGGGGCGCTCTGGCTGGTGGTGGATCGGGCGCGTCTGTCGGCCTCTAACCCGCATCAACTGTTGGTTTTGATGATTCTGACCTCGGTGGTGATGACCTTTGTGGCCTACGGGTTCTTGCGCAACCAGCTGCGGCCAATCACGCGGTTGGCAAGTGTTGCGACAGCTTTTGGCAAGGGCCAGCATGTGACATATCGCCCCCGCGGCGCGCTGGAGGTGCGTGCGGCGGGCCGTGCCTTTCTGGATATGCGCGCGCGAATCGAGCGTCAGATCGAACAGCGCACGATGATGTTATCGGGGATCAGCCACGATCTGCGCACGCCCTTGACGCGGATGCGTCTGGGCCTTTCGATGCTGCCCGAGGATGAGGAAACCGCCGCCCTATTGGCCGATGTCGGTGATATGCAGCGGCTGATTGATGAATTTTTGTCCTTCGCGCGGGGCGATGCGATGGAAGATGCAGAGCTTACAAGCCCCGCCGAGTTGATAGGGCGCATGATCGATAACGCAGTACGCTCGGGGCAGGCGGTGACGCCGGGCACGCTGGAGGTGCAGGGTGATGTCATGTTGCGGCCCGCGGCCGTGACACGCGCGTTGGAAAATCTGATCGGGAATGGTGTGCGTTTCGGTACCCGTGTCCGGGTTAGCGCGTGGCAAACCGGCAAAGAACTGCGGGTGCTGGTCGAGGACAACGGCCCCGGCATCCCCGAGATGCAGCGGAACGAGGCGATGATGCCGTTTTCGCGGCTCGATTCTGCACGCGATCCGAATCGAGGCGGCGGCGTTGGGCTTGGCCTTGCCATCGCACAGGATGTCGCCCGCAGCCATGGCGGCGCGTTGACCCTGTCGCAAAGCGCGGAAATGGGCGGTTTGAAGGCTGAATTCGTGATCGCTTGTTAA
- a CDS encoding ATP-dependent Clp protease proteolytic subunit → MKDPIDHYMNTLVPMVVEQTSRGERAYDIFSRMLKERIIFLSGPVHDGMSSLICAQLLFLEAENPSKEISMYINSPGGVVTSGLSIYDTMQYIKPKVSTLVIGQAASMGSLLLTAGEKGMRFSLPNSRVMVHQPSGGYQGQATDIMIHARETEKLKRRLNEIYVRHTGQDLDTVEAALERDNFMSAEDAKEWGLIDEILENRGKAEPDDK, encoded by the coding sequence ATGAAAGATCCGATCGACCACTACATGAACACCCTCGTTCCCATGGTTGTGGAACAAACCAGCCGCGGTGAACGCGCCTATGATATCTTTAGCCGGATGCTTAAAGAGCGGATTATCTTTCTGTCTGGCCCTGTGCATGACGGCATGTCCAGCCTGATCTGCGCCCAGCTTTTGTTCCTTGAAGCGGAAAATCCGTCCAAGGAAATCTCGATGTATATCAACAGCCCCGGCGGCGTTGTGACCTCCGGGCTGTCGATCTATGACACGATGCAATACATTAAGCCGAAGGTTTCTACGCTCGTGATCGGGCAGGCGGCGTCAATGGGATCGTTGCTGCTGACCGCCGGTGAAAAAGGCATGCGCTTCAGCCTGCCCAATTCGCGTGTGATGGTGCACCAGCCTTCTGGCGGCTATCAGGGCCAAGCAACCGACATCATGATTCATGCCCGCGAAACCGAAAAGCTCAAGCGTCGTTTGAACGAGATTTACGTGCGCCACACCGGTCAGGACCTTGATACGGTTGAGGCAGCGCTGGAGCGTGACAACTTCATGTCCGCCGAAGATGCGAAGGAATGGGGTCTGATTGACGAAATTCTGGAGAATCGCGGCAAAGCAGAACCAGACGATAAGTAA